In Microscilla marina ATCC 23134, one genomic interval encodes:
- a CDS encoding YfiR/HmsC family protein, producing MARIFLHITKVFIFTMLLSLAGGFVLKTYAQTKNYTYQALFLHKFTEHVNWPVSAAYGKKFRIGILGDKYVYRLMNNYLSQKKIAGVNTEVIHFTNVLQIRPCHVLFISESSNLNLKIVFARLRDIHCLIVSEKQDLFTKPKLFPVLAAQSCINLKVVNNRLRFDLNKPNIRARGLSLDSDQAKPALQTLAKYDSLKKAIPKKIARTQSNILRIINRSKALDDSLNLLQQNLRRMLAQENNYLKDIKKAKTEIKSLEKEEEEKLDSIATLQTKIQALMMEINRKNNELNSEKDSINALKYQINRLSEEVREDADVKKLLLVVKSLEDELKQRGGNVEELRDKLQNIRSANKELKNADLRYTTIQERLKRVKADKLAAEEEKKRLRADKERLSAEQKAQVARHRFNIIIASLVSLLLLILLLVFILSNRRRKNMIRKLNAVNIQLTQSKGQIEQQNEALQRNIVELQKKKELEAANRKLEEANKKLDQLQKYKDKLTNMIVHDLKNPLGAVLVNSKMEATNYNINPKIKKRLQDIHQASTRIKVYIEDMLAIQTYANSELPLQLAAHQMFAGIQNAVNILRSAIREKSIVIENNIPTEYYAKYDSKYIGRVYENLLSNAIKYTDPGGKIMFSAEMLPADDQSPLGYIHFAIADSGQGIPEDKFKQIFEPFMQLEAREFANTSSTGIGLTFCKMAVESHRSKIKVVSQVGVGTTFMFDLPRTELQEKSTASGAAKQAHSIEADKEATAMVLSQEERQTLKPFVQALDKVEFYEVTTLLSILKPLDQEKNSNLVQWKTAVEESIDNFNEVEYQKLKGLVV from the coding sequence ATGGCGCGAATATTTCTACATATTACCAAGGTTTTTATCTTTACAATGCTCCTATCGCTTGCCGGAGGCTTTGTGCTAAAAACCTATGCCCAAACCAAAAACTACACCTACCAGGCACTTTTTTTACACAAGTTTACCGAGCATGTTAACTGGCCGGTGAGTGCTGCTTATGGCAAAAAATTTAGGATAGGCATTCTGGGCGATAAATATGTATATCGTTTAATGAATAATTACTTGTCGCAAAAAAAAATAGCGGGTGTAAACACTGAAGTCATTCACTTTACCAATGTGCTTCAAATAAGACCCTGCCATGTGCTATTTATTAGTGAAAGCAGCAACCTAAACCTGAAGATAGTATTTGCCCGCCTCAGGGATATACATTGTTTGATAGTGAGCGAAAAGCAAGACCTGTTTACCAAACCCAAACTGTTTCCGGTATTGGCAGCCCAAAGCTGTATAAACCTAAAGGTAGTAAACAACCGCCTGCGTTTTGACCTGAACAAGCCTAATATACGGGCACGGGGTTTAAGTCTGGACTCTGACCAAGCAAAGCCTGCCTTACAAACCCTGGCAAAATACGACAGTCTAAAGAAAGCCATTCCTAAGAAAATAGCCCGTACACAAAGCAACATTCTGCGTATTATTAACCGAAGTAAAGCGCTGGATGATAGCCTGAATCTGCTGCAGCAAAACCTGAGAAGGATGCTTGCCCAAGAAAACAATTACCTCAAGGATATAAAAAAAGCAAAGACTGAAATAAAAAGTCTGGAAAAGGAGGAAGAAGAAAAGTTGGACTCTATTGCTACGCTTCAAACCAAAATACAGGCGTTGATGATGGAGATTAATCGTAAAAATAATGAGTTGAACTCTGAAAAAGACTCTATCAATGCCCTCAAGTACCAAATCAACCGATTATCGGAAGAGGTAAGAGAAGACGCTGACGTAAAAAAGTTGTTATTGGTAGTAAAAAGTCTCGAAGATGAGCTTAAACAACGCGGGGGCAATGTAGAAGAACTGAGAGACAAACTGCAAAACATAAGGTCTGCTAATAAAGAGCTTAAAAATGCAGATTTACGCTACACCACTATTCAGGAGCGCTTAAAAAGAGTAAAGGCGGATAAACTGGCGGCCGAAGAAGAAAAAAAACGACTCAGGGCAGACAAGGAACGCCTTTCGGCAGAACAAAAAGCCCAAGTAGCCCGTCATCGTTTTAATATCATCATAGCCTCCCTTGTCAGTCTGTTGTTGTTAATTTTATTGTTGGTATTTATCCTGTCAAACCGCCGCCGCAAAAATATGATCCGAAAGCTTAATGCAGTAAACATCCAACTTACTCAAAGCAAAGGACAAATAGAGCAACAAAATGAAGCACTTCAGCGCAATATTGTAGAGTTGCAAAAGAAGAAAGAGTTGGAAGCTGCGAATCGTAAACTGGAGGAGGCAAATAAAAAACTGGATCAGTTGCAAAAGTATAAGGATAAGCTGACCAATATGATTGTACATGACCTGAAAAATCCTTTGGGGGCAGTGCTGGTAAACAGTAAAATGGAGGCAACCAACTACAACATCAACCCTAAAATAAAAAAGCGTTTGCAGGACATTCACCAGGCAAGTACACGGATTAAAGTATATATAGAAGATATGCTGGCAATTCAGACTTATGCCAACTCTGAACTGCCTTTGCAACTTGCTGCCCACCAAATGTTTGCAGGGATACAAAATGCAGTCAATATTTTGCGCTCAGCAATTAGAGAAAAAAGCATTGTTATAGAAAATAATATACCTACTGAGTATTACGCCAAGTACGACAGCAAGTACATAGGCAGGGTATACGAAAACTTGTTGAGCAACGCAATTAAGTATACCGATCCAGGGGGTAAAATTATGTTTTCGGCTGAGATGCTACCCGCAGATGATCAAAGCCCTTTAGGGTACATTCATTTTGCCATTGCTGACAGTGGTCAGGGAATACCAGAAGATAAGTTTAAGCAGATTTTTGAGCCTTTTATGCAGCTTGAAGCCCGTGAGTTTGCCAATACCAGTTCTACGGGAATAGGGCTTACTTTTTGTAAAATGGCAGTAGAGTCACATCGAAGCAAAATTAAGGTAGTATCGCAGGTAGGGGTGGGTACCACGTTTATGTTTGACTTGCCCCGCACTGAGTTACAGGAAAAAAGCACTGCTTCTGGTGCTGCTAAGCAAGCCCACTCTATAGAAGCTGACAAAGAAGCCACTGCAATGGTTTTGAGCCAGGAAGAAAGGCAAACGCTTAAGCCATTTGTGCAAGCCCTTGACAAGGTTGAGTTTTACGAAGTAACCACGCTATTGAGCATACTCAAGCCACTTGACCAAGAGAAAAACTCTAACCTTGTGCAGTGGAAAACTGCCGTTGAAGAGTCTATCGATAATTTTAATGAAGTGGAGTATCAGAAGTTGAAGGGATTGGTAGTTTGA
- a CDS encoding adenylate/guanylate cyclase domain-containing protein, with translation MKATILIVDDEVTNLKILREYLTTADQEFRILQATNGKQAFDIAQKADPDLVIMDWMMPVMSGIDALKNIKTTESTQNIPVIMATAKTSAQDLKEALEAGAMDYVRKPIDKTELLARVRSAIQLSHAYKQSEELLLNILPKEIAEELKAKGTVAPKPYELATVLFTDFKGFTSVAARMKPIDLLKELNACFDAFDEIIEKHEMERIKTIGDAYMCVGGVPNANTTNPVNAVLAALEMQRFMKQKREEKASQGENYWQCRLGINSGEVIAGVIGRKKFAYDIWGDTVNSASRMESNGEAGKVNISGSTHALVKDLFECEHRGKINAKGKGEVDMYFVLGIKPEYSINNEGVEPNELFYSSVGS, from the coding sequence ATGAAAGCAACCATATTAATTGTGGATGATGAGGTGACCAACCTTAAAATACTCAGAGAGTATCTGACCACTGCCGACCAGGAGTTTAGAATTTTGCAGGCAACCAATGGTAAGCAGGCATTTGATATAGCCCAAAAAGCTGATCCTGACTTAGTAATTATGGACTGGATGATGCCGGTAATGTCGGGCATAGATGCGCTCAAAAATATTAAAACTACTGAAAGCACCCAAAACATTCCGGTGATTATGGCAACCGCCAAAACCAGTGCACAAGACTTAAAAGAAGCACTGGAAGCGGGAGCTATGGACTATGTAAGAAAACCGATAGATAAAACTGAGTTGTTGGCAAGGGTACGTTCGGCGATTCAGCTAAGCCATGCTTACAAACAAAGCGAAGAGCTATTGCTCAATATATTACCTAAAGAAATAGCTGAAGAGCTCAAAGCTAAAGGCACGGTTGCCCCTAAACCTTATGAACTTGCCACGGTGTTGTTTACTGATTTTAAAGGGTTTACGAGTGTAGCCGCCCGCATGAAACCCATAGATTTGCTCAAAGAACTAAATGCTTGCTTTGACGCCTTTGACGAGATTATAGAGAAGCACGAAATGGAGCGCATCAAAACCATTGGCGATGCTTATATGTGTGTAGGTGGGGTGCCTAATGCCAATACTACCAACCCGGTAAATGCAGTGCTTGCTGCGCTGGAAATGCAACGTTTTATGAAACAAAAACGGGAAGAAAAAGCCTCCCAAGGTGAAAATTACTGGCAATGCCGCCTGGGGATCAACAGTGGAGAAGTGATAGCTGGAGTAATTGGCAGAAAAAAGTTTGCTTATGATATATGGGGTGACACGGTAAACTCGGCAAGTCGTATGGAGAGCAATGGCGAAGCAGGCAAAGTAAATATATCGGGGAGCACCCATGCGCTGGTAAAAGACTTGTTTGAGTGTGAGCATCGGGGTAAGATAAATGCCAAAGGTAAGGGGGAAGTAGATATGTATTTT
- a CDS encoding sensor histidine kinase → MGKKIIFLLWIFILCAGHLLAQKNCDKINELNTKLLVLPEDSSKVNVLNTLAHEHLAIDQDIALEYANTAYQLAQKINYAIGQGKALINIGKQHYRKENDFKSTLEYYQKGLKLFQDANSLKHIAEAYEAIGKHYHDLYYLNKEKYYEEALKNYEQAMLAYQKWKPRRQMDDNEKEYLAKLYQRLAELYTVTENDAEALRYSKKSIRIKKQLEKYQNNFEFQFINQRIARLNNTLKKEQMFKIGLFVAIGLLLVFALLLLINSGQKQKVNKRLKQQTRDLANQNRQIEEQNKKIIRQNKEIELSNFELTESSKKEKEQKEAIAKVNEELTRKNEEVLAQRKLVLESNKELNKKNQEIQFQYEQLERANKKFLHANEMLNTILDEIEKKNTDLEAQRDDLSNAKNELEKLQKSKARLTAMVAHDLRNPLNVVVGYSNPDSNIVIDGDTKKHIYKASQRINSLIDDMLDVQKYANSQIQIEKSQLILCDTAQEAINELSIFAQQKGVRIQNKIGAQWQSTYDGKYIRRVFENLLTNAIKFTPNGGTITFEAKETPENEQLIVSVTDTGEGIPAHKFKEIFEPFNQLDARNFANTSSTGLGLTFCKMAIEAHQSHIKVRSKVGEGTSFFFELPKIEVEATAESLTNQNATDADKTLSFSEDDKAFLAPYIQQLKKYELYEISDLEKVLEQILVVDRPDLKQWKTRIRAAIDNYNEAEFGRLIAAAEGNNLA, encoded by the coding sequence ATGGGTAAAAAAATCATATTTCTTTTATGGATTTTCATTTTATGTGCCGGGCATCTGCTGGCGCAGAAAAATTGTGACAAAATCAATGAACTTAACACAAAACTATTGGTATTGCCCGAAGACTCTAGCAAAGTAAATGTATTGAATACCCTTGCCCATGAACATTTAGCCATTGATCAGGACATTGCTCTGGAGTATGCCAACACTGCTTACCAACTAGCCCAAAAAATTAATTATGCCATTGGGCAAGGCAAGGCATTGATTAATATAGGCAAACAACATTACCGCAAGGAAAATGATTTTAAGTCTACCCTTGAGTATTACCAAAAAGGCCTTAAGCTTTTTCAGGATGCTAACTCGCTTAAGCACATTGCCGAGGCTTATGAAGCTATAGGTAAACATTACCACGACTTGTACTACCTCAACAAAGAGAAATACTATGAGGAAGCATTAAAAAACTATGAGCAGGCAATGTTAGCTTATCAGAAGTGGAAGCCCCGCCGCCAAATGGATGACAATGAAAAAGAGTACCTGGCAAAATTGTATCAAAGGCTTGCCGAGCTGTATACAGTGACCGAAAATGATGCTGAAGCATTGCGGTACTCGAAAAAATCTATTCGGATAAAAAAACAACTGGAGAAATACCAAAACAATTTTGAGTTTCAATTTATCAATCAGCGCATTGCCCGACTCAACAATACCCTCAAAAAAGAACAGATGTTTAAAATAGGGTTGTTTGTGGCCATTGGGCTATTGTTGGTGTTTGCTTTGTTGTTGCTTATTAATAGTGGGCAGAAACAAAAGGTAAATAAAAGGCTGAAGCAACAAACCCGTGATTTGGCCAATCAGAACCGACAGATTGAAGAACAGAATAAAAAAATCATTCGCCAAAATAAAGAGATAGAGTTGAGTAATTTTGAGCTGACCGAAAGCAGTAAAAAAGAAAAAGAACAAAAGGAGGCCATAGCCAAAGTAAATGAAGAACTGACTCGTAAGAATGAGGAGGTGTTGGCACAACGAAAATTGGTGCTGGAGTCGAACAAAGAGCTGAATAAAAAAAATCAGGAAATTCAGTTTCAGTATGAACAGTTAGAAAGAGCCAATAAAAAGTTTTTGCACGCCAACGAAATGCTCAACACAATACTGGATGAGATAGAAAAGAAAAACACTGACCTGGAAGCGCAGCGAGATGATTTGAGCAACGCCAAAAATGAATTGGAAAAACTACAGAAATCCAAGGCGAGGCTTACGGCTATGGTAGCACACGACTTGCGCAACCCTTTGAATGTAGTAGTAGGCTACAGCAACCCCGATAGCAATATTGTGATTGACGGAGATACCAAAAAACACATTTATAAGGCAAGCCAACGTATCAACTCGCTGATAGACGATATGCTGGATGTACAGAAATACGCCAACTCGCAAATACAAATCGAAAAATCGCAGCTTATCCTATGTGATACTGCTCAGGAGGCAATCAATGAGTTGAGTATTTTTGCCCAGCAAAAAGGGGTGCGAATACAAAATAAGATAGGGGCACAGTGGCAAAGTACTTATGATGGCAAGTATATAAGGCGGGTGTTTGAAAACCTTCTCACCAATGCCATCAAATTTACCCCTAATGGGGGAACCATCACTTTTGAAGCTAAAGAAACCCCCGAAAATGAACAACTCATTGTAAGTGTAACCGACACGGGAGAAGGGATACCAGCACATAAATTTAAAGAAATCTTTGAGCCTTTTAATCAACTCGATGCCCGCAACTTTGCCAATACCAGCTCTACTGGGTTGGGGCTTACTTTTTGTAAAATGGCAATAGAAGCTCACCAAAGCCACATCAAAGTACGCTCTAAAGTGGGCGAAGGCACGAGTTTTTTCTTTGAGTTGCCCAAAATAGAAGTAGAAGCCACAGCAGAGTCGTTGACTAACCAAAATGCTACTGACGCTGACAAAACGTTGAGCTTTTCGGAAGACGATAAAGCATTTTTAGCTCCTTATATTCAACAGTTGAAAAAGTACGAGTTGTATGAAATAAGTGACCTAGAGAAGGTATTGGAGCAAATACTGGTGGTTGATCGCCCCGATTTGAAACAATGGAAAACGCGCATTAGGGCTGCTATAGACAACTACAACGAAGCCGAGTTTGGCCGTTTAATAGCCGCTGCAGAAGGCAATAATCTGGCTTAA
- a CDS encoding ATP-binding protein: MKYPFYIFFISFCSLLYTTAYTQTVLSGKVVDDKSLPVDHAKVYLKNFPNYYTLTNRLGNFKLEITVSPDQFDIGKMAARKKGFEMKTPAQIRGNQVLMKLYKQVPKQQVTTTKLPLIAENTIEKIDDPKTRTRSIINKLKKGKPLHPAEVEHLAGLVFKIDRLTNQILLDKETNKQTIDSLKQEIGTLKESMVSTQGSHNELVQGKLAQLNKSLKEKDELLAHNIQKRQEAEQRKQDLVKVRKKKTQWQIFGLVALVLVLMILLVVFYLRSRGRKRLQQTLLEAQRSKDDLAKGQQEIKVKNDELEQIQTSKEILTTTIAHDLRNPLNVIMGYSTEETADCPKETLKTRLGEIHFASQRIESYIDDIVAIQKYAYSGLKVATESNSLYEVAEMAVAQMRPFIKQKSLQVHNNFPENLYSLFNFKFIERVFINLLNNAIKFTPTGGSIRFDAEVKGQVIHVSFSDTGEGISKEKFKEIFEPFVNKDARHFASETSSSLGLVFCKIALESHGSKIGVTSELGQGTTFTFDLAYTHKKPQKSYLPGKTSVSTLNGKSKKNGTAPIGAQGTIQLSEEDKSVLRPFVKELNHYELYEVSDLEEVLARLNTSENANLAQWKKALQNAIDNYNELEYKELVKSIA, from the coding sequence ATGAAATACCCTTTTTATATATTTTTTATTAGTTTTTGTTCACTTTTGTACACTACTGCTTATACTCAAACAGTCCTTTCGGGCAAAGTGGTAGACGACAAGAGCCTTCCGGTAGACCATGCCAAGGTGTACCTCAAAAACTTTCCCAATTATTATACACTTACCAATCGTTTGGGCAACTTTAAGCTTGAAATTACAGTTTCGCCAGATCAATTTGATATTGGTAAAATGGCGGCACGCAAAAAGGGTTTCGAAATGAAAACTCCGGCACAAATTAGAGGTAATCAAGTATTGATGAAACTATACAAGCAGGTGCCCAAGCAACAAGTAACTACCACTAAGCTGCCGTTGATTGCTGAGAATACCATAGAGAAAATTGACGACCCAAAGACAAGAACACGCTCTATTATCAATAAACTCAAGAAAGGCAAGCCATTGCACCCTGCCGAAGTAGAACACTTGGCTGGATTGGTGTTTAAAATAGATCGCTTGACCAATCAGATATTGCTGGACAAAGAAACCAATAAACAAACCATTGATAGTTTGAAGCAAGAAATAGGCACGCTTAAGGAGTCTATGGTAAGTACCCAGGGCAGCCACAATGAATTGGTTCAAGGCAAACTTGCCCAACTAAACAAAAGCCTGAAAGAAAAGGATGAGTTGCTGGCACATAACATCCAAAAACGACAAGAAGCCGAACAAAGAAAACAAGATTTGGTCAAGGTACGCAAGAAAAAAACGCAATGGCAAATTTTTGGGTTGGTAGCATTGGTGCTGGTACTTATGATACTGTTGGTGGTGTTTTACCTGAGAAGCCGTGGACGCAAACGATTGCAACAAACATTGCTAGAGGCACAACGCAGCAAAGATGATTTGGCCAAAGGGCAGCAAGAGATTAAAGTAAAAAATGATGAGTTAGAGCAGATTCAAACTTCTAAGGAGATTCTCACTACCACCATTGCGCATGACTTGCGTAACCCGCTCAACGTAATCATGGGGTATAGTACCGAAGAAACTGCTGACTGCCCCAAAGAAACTCTCAAGACACGCCTGGGCGAAATTCACTTTGCCAGCCAACGTATAGAGTCATACATAGATGACATTGTGGCGATTCAAAAATACGCCTACTCTGGCCTGAAGGTAGCCACCGAAAGCAACTCATTGTATGAGGTAGCAGAAATGGCAGTGGCACAAATGCGCCCTTTTATCAAACAAAAAAGCCTACAGGTACACAACAACTTCCCCGAAAACCTGTACAGCTTATTTAACTTTAAATTTATAGAACGGGTGTTTATCAATCTGCTCAACAATGCCATCAAATTTACCCCTACCGGAGGCAGCATTCGCTTTGATGCTGAGGTAAAAGGACAAGTTATTCACGTAAGTTTCTCAGATACAGGCGAAGGCATCTCCAAAGAAAAGTTTAAAGAAATTTTTGAACCCTTTGTAAACAAAGATGCCCGACATTTTGCCAGCGAAACCTCTAGCAGTCTTGGGTTAGTTTTTTGTAAAATAGCCCTAGAGTCGCACGGAAGTAAAATAGGGGTTACCTCAGAACTGGGGCAAGGTACTACTTTTACCTTTGACCTTGCCTATACCCACAAGAAACCCCAAAAATCGTATTTGCCGGGCAAAACCTCGGTAAGCACGCTCAACGGCAAAAGTAAAAAGAATGGCACTGCTCCGATAGGTGCTCAAGGCACTATTCAGTTGAGCGAGGAAGATAAGTCGGTATTGCGCCCTTTTGTCAAAGAATTGAATCATTATGAGTTATACGAGGTAAGCGATTTGGAAGAGGTGCTGGCAAGGCTCAATACCAGCGAAAATGCTAACCTGGCTCAGTGGAAAAAGGCGTTGCAAAATGCCATTGACAACTACAATGAACTGGAATATAAAGAATTGGTAAAATCTATTGCCTGA